Below is a window of 'Nostoc azollae' 0708 DNA.
TAAACTAAATCAAATTTGGCGGCTAAATCTATTAAACATTTGTCTAAATCAAGGAAAGACATATGACAGCCAGAACAGCCACCTAACCATACCGTTGCTAATTTAAGTTTCGTCATTTTTTTGTCTTGTCAGTTGTTATTTGTAATTAATGATTGCTATTCTTTCACAACATGAGCAGGAACTGAGATATTAATGAATTTCGTACCAGGTAAATGTATCGATAAAGTGAAAGATCCTAGAGGTAATTGGAATAAAATTTTAGTGAAATCATATTGTCCAATTGTGGGGGCTGGTGCTTCATCCAACAAGATATCAGCAGCATTCCAAACTTTGCCTGTGTTGGAAGTAATTGTTAATGGTTGGGGGTGAATTAATTCCGCACAACCAGGAAAACCAACTAAGCGAAGATTGATGTTAGACGTTTGATGAGGATAGGTTTGTGTAAATAAAACAACTTGCCGAACTTTTCCTAATTGCTCATCTAATTTTACTTGCGAGCGATAAAGAACTTCTCCTGAAGTTTATTCGATTTGTGTGACAACAGCAATGGCACTCTTAGAGATTAAACTTCCTAAACTCAGGAATATAATATAGATGTTATTGATGTTATCAATATTGTTATTGATAAAAATCGCCATATTTCCCCAATTTCAAATAACATCAAATTTTAGTCCTAAAATCAGCGAGTAATCAACCCAAGAATTAACAGCTAAAAATTCCATTTTTTTCTCCCTGGCATTTACTCAGAAGTCAATTTTACTGCGATAATTTTTAATTTCACCGACACTTGAACCTTGATAAAAAATTGCACCTGTGGGACAAGCATTAACGTATTTACCACAAGAAGTACAAGTTTGAGAAGTTCCCCAAGGTTGATTTAAATCGGTAATTACGTGAGATTTTGACCATCTTACCACCATCTCCCAAGTATGTGCGCCTTCGATTTCATCACAAACGCGAACGCAGCGATTACAAAGCACACAGCGATCGTGACCAATGCCGAAATGATCATGAGAAGTATCAACAGTACGGTTAGGAAGTTGATATTCTATCCGCACATGATCCATACCCATTTCTATTGCTAAATCTTGTAATTCACAGTTACCATTAGCAACACAAACAGAACAGATATGATTGCCTTCTGCAAATGACATTTCAATAATTGTGCGACGGTATTTCTGTAGGCGAGCGCTATGAGTATTCACCTCAATTCCTTCAGCAACTTTCCTCAGACACGCAGGGTGCAATTTATTACTTCCCGCAATTTCTAACAAACATAAACGACAAGGCCCCACATCTCCCACACCATCTAAATGACATAATGTAGGAGTATGTACACCCCCTCCTTTTGCTGCTTCTAACAGAGTTTCATCCTCACGGGCGCTAACTAATTCACCATTGATCGTTAAAGTTTTTACAGACATAAGGGTGATTGGTGATTGGTGATTGGTAAACACCCAACTAATGACTAATGACTAATGCCAAATACTCATCTGGAAAATATCGCAAAGTGCTAAAAACTGGATTTGGTGCAGACTGACCTAAACCACATAAACTAGTGTGTTTCACCATATCCCACAGTTCTTCTAACAGTTGTAAATCAGCTTTAGAGGCTTCTCCTTTACTAATCTTGGTGAGTAAATGATGTAACTGCAAAATTCCTACGCGACAGGGTATACATTTACCGCAGGATTCATCCATGCAAAATTCCATAAACAACCTCGCCACATCTACCATGTTTGTGGTTTGATCCATGACAATCATCCCACCAGAACCCATCATTGAACCGAATGCAGTCAAGGATTCATAATCTACAGGTGTAGCAAACGCCTACGCAGGTATACATCCCCCAGAAGGGCCGCCTATTTGTACTGCTTTAGCAATACCACCATCAGGAACACCACCGCCCATTTCCGCTACAATTTTTTGTAAAGTTGTTCCCATTGGTACTTCAATTAAAACAGTGTTGCGGATTTTGCCAGCTAGTGCGAAAACCTTAGTTCCCTTGCTTTTTTCCGTACCGACACTAGCAAACCAATCCGCTCCTTTACGAATAATTGGCGAAATATTAGCAAAGGTTTCCACGTTGTTAATTAACATCGGATAGCCCTATAAACCAGACTCAGCCGGGTAAGGTGGACGGGGATGAGGAACACCGCGTTTACCTTCAATAGAAGCCATTAAAGCCGTTTCTTCACCGCATACATAAGCACCGGCACCGATGCGGATTTCGACTTTAAAATCGAAGGGTGATTCAAAGATATTTGTACCCAGGAGTCCTAGACGTTGGGCTTGACGGATAGCGATTTCTAGGCGTTTGATGGCAACCAGATATTCTGCCCTAACATAAATGTAACCTTGACTTACACCGATCACATAAGCTGCGATCGCCATCCCTTCCAAAACTCTATGAGGATCATTTTCTAACACACTGCGATCCATAAAAGCCCCAGGATCACCTTCATCAGCATTACAGATGACAAACTTTTTCTCACCCTGAGATTTTGCCACTGTTCCCCATTTTAAACCCGTGGGATAAGCAGCACCACCCCATCCCCGTAACCTGCTTTTAGTAATAGTTTCTACCACTTCCGAGGGTTTCATTTCTCGCAACACTTGGTAAAGTGCTTGATAACCATCAGCAGCAATATAAGATTGAATCCGTTCCGGGTAAATTTTGCCACTATTTTCTAGGACAATAGGTAATTGACCAGTAAGAAATGGCTGATGCAAATCACCTTTTTGTAAATCTGTTACTTCCCCATTGACTTCAGAAATAATTTTTGTGGCATCTTCTGGAATAACTTTTTCATACAATTTTGCCTCTGTGAGATTTTCCTGATTATCCACCTGTACCAAAGGACCCTGGCAACACAGACTCATACAACCCACAGCAGCAACCTATAGCCGTTTTTCCAAACCCGCAGCCTTCACAGAAACATCTAAATTATCTTTCACCGCTTGCGAATTAGAAGATAAACAACCAGCTGCCGTACAACAACGAATTTGTATAGCTTTAGTATGAAAACGTTCAGTTATACTGATTTCTAATAACTCATTTAGTTCCATTTTCCTGCCATTCTCCCACTTTTTCGCAAACTGATTCCGGGGTTTGATTACCTAAAACCGCACCATCAAAAACTACCGCAGATGCAATACCACAAGCCCCTAAACACCTAGCCGTCATTAAATAAATTTCTCCATAAGAAGTAGTTTCTCCCGCACGAATTTTAGTAACATTTTCCAAGCTGCTTAAAATTGCCTGAGATCCCTTCACATAACAAGCCGTACCTGTACAAACTACACAATTATGTTTACCTTTAGGTGCAAGGAAAAACAAATGATAGAAAGTTGCAACTCCATACACCCAACTGGGTGGTAATTTTAACTTATGGGCAATATACAACAATAAATCTAATTCTAAATAACCGAATAATTCCGAAGCTCGATGGAGAATTTCAATTACTGTATCTTGTTGATATTGATGACGCTTAATAGTTGCATCCAACAGCTTAAAACGCCTATCCCTACTGGGATGAGTTATAGGAGGTTAAACAGAAGCTTTGATTATTTATAACCTCTTATGGATTACCTTTCTACATCCCTTACTGCGTCAAATAAAAAATATTACTTACCACTTTATACTGTTATTGGTAAATGAATAATATGCACATAGCAAGATGCATAATTCAGCACATAATTACTCACACTATCAAGCAATAATTCCGTTATCCCAGACAGTCCCCGTCGTCCCATAATAATTAAATCAGCATTCCACTCTTGGGCTAAATTACAAATAATACTTCCGGGACTGCCCACTTTTTGGATAAACTCGGTATTCATTCATATTAACATTGTTGGCTTGAGCGCAGAATTTTTGTAACATCTGCAAACCTTCGTCTTTATGGAGTTCCAATTTCTTTAAGTACAATTTCATACTTTCATCACCCCAACCTGCATAGTAAGTAATCCGTATTAGGTAAAGTCATCACATCAGTAATAGTATCTTCCTCTGGTGATTAAAGGTGAAGTAACATTAAATTGGCAGATGTTAACTTTGCTAAAGATAAAGGTTGCTCAAAAACATGCTGATTCGTTGCTGGGCGATCTAATGCTACGAGAATGTTGTTAAACATGGAACACCTCTATAATTAGGCTTACCAGTTCAATTATTCATACACCAGGAGTCAGAAATCAGGTTTTTATGAAAATTCTAGATTGGGTATTACTCCCATTGAGTCCTACCTAAAATCTCCTTCTAAATCAAGAAAAATCCGATTTTTTACCCTTAAGTTAATACTTAAGGTATATTCTTAGAGATGATTTATAAAGTAAATGTTTAGGAGACAAGAGGAAGTAGCATAATTCTAGTCATAACAGCATATATAGCTCCTTCCCTTATTTGTGTTAAACGCTCATAATCCTTGCTTAGACGATGATATTGGTTAAACCACCCAAATGTTCTTTCTACTACCCAGGGTTGTGGTAAAACTTTAAATTCTTGCTCAGTAGGTCCTATGACTTCAACATGAGCTTGAATCAGGAACCAAACTGCAAGTGCAAATTTATCACCGTCATAACCGGAATCAACCCATAAAACTTGGACTTTTTCCAATAATTCTGTGGGTTCCTCTAGCAGTTCCATTAGTGCATAGGCAGCAAGTATTCGTTCTGGGGCATTCGCTTCACTAACAACAAGTTTCAACACAAGTCCCAGGCTATCAACTAAAGTATGCCCCTTTCTTCCTTTTACCTTTTTACATCCGTCAAAACCATACACATCCGCTTTCTTTGGTCAGTTTTGACCGACTGACTGTCTGCAGCGAGCGCGGTAGTTTGTGTTGATTTACCTAATTTCGAGCGAACTTGACTACCCAATGTATGGTTGAATTTTTCCCAGACCCCCTGGCCCTGCCATTTCCTGTAATAGCTATATACCGTTGACCTTGGCGGGAAGTCACCTGGAAGCATATTCCATTGACATCCAGTTTTCAAATGATAATAGATGGCATTACATATTTCACCCATATCTGTTGTGGGTGGATGTCCTCCTTCTTTGGCTGATGGAATCAATGGGGCCAGGATTTCCCACTCCATATCAGTTAAGTCTGTGGGGTAAGACTTTCGTTCCATCAGTAGCTATGTAAATACACTACATTTTATGTATTCTATCCTTCCAACATTCCTTTTCTACTCCCCTTTACATTTACTTTATCAATAGCCTCTTAATTTCATATAATAAATCGTTACAGCTATTGAATAGCTTATTTTAATATGGAATTATTTTGCCTTGTATGCCACTACTGCTTGGTTAAGTACCCAAGATTTTAATCGGGTGTTGAAAAAGGTTTTGAGGTCAGAACTTAAAGTTTTTTTCTTTACCTTTCTCCATAACCCCTTTCCCCTGAACCAACAAGTGTTACCTTGTATCCAACTTTTAAAACTACTATATCAGGGAAGCTTTTAAAATGAAAATTTTAACTGTCGAGGATGACGAGTTAAATGCTTATGCACTCACCGCTGTTTTGACAGACCAAAATTATGCTGTGGAAGTAGCAACTGATCACAATGCAGCTTGGGATTTAGTAGCAACTTACGATTATGATTTAATTTCATTAGACGTCATGTTGCCCAAACTTGACGGTATTAGTTTATGTAGGCAAATTTGTTCCAGTGGTAGACCTGTGCCAATTTTATTATTAACAGGATGTGATAGCAGCCACGAAAAAGCAACCGGTTTGGATGCAGGTGCTCATGATTACGTAGTAAAACCATTTGAACCGGAAGAGCTAGTAGCGCGTGTACGGGCATTATTACGACGGGCTGGTGTAGCTTCACAACCTATATTGGAGTGGGGAAATTTACGATTAGACCCCAGTAGCTGTGAAGTCACTTATAATCAAAATTTACTCTCGCTCAGACCAACAGAATACGCACTATTAGAACTAATATTAAGAAATAATCGCCGGGTATTTAGCTGTGGGATGATTTTAGAGCATCTTTGGTCCTATGAAGACACACCAGGAGAAGAAGCCGTTCGCACCCATATTAAAGGTTTGCGAATGAAGCTCAGATCCGTGGGAGCTAACAATGATTTAATAGAAACTGTATATGGGATTGGTTATCGTCTCAAACCCCAGGAAGAAGAGGGGGTAGAGGAAACAGGGATTGGGGGAAGTAAAGCTACAGGGGGATTAGACGAGCAAAAATTCCAAGAAACTCTGACAGCCATTGCAGATATTTGGCAGCGATTTCGTGATCGGGTAGATGAGCAAGTAAGTATATTCGAGCAAGCTGCACAGGGTTTAAATCCAGAATTGCGTTTTCAAGCAACTAGGGAAGCTCATACCTTAGCTGGATCTTTAGGTACTTTTGGTTTGGGCTATGGTTCGGAGTTAGCTAGAAAAATTGAAAAGTTATTGAAATCTGGTAAGACTTTAAACCCAACAGAAACGACTAACCTGCAAAATTGGGTGAAGTTATTGCGTCAAGAAATTGAAGCTAAGAATCAAGAATATATTACTTCATCTGCAACTACCAATAAATTACCATTAGTTCTGGTAGCTGAGAAAAACACCATTAGTAAGCAATAATTAACAGATGCTGATGGGATTTTACTAGAAGTGAAATCCGCAGACTTGATCATGATTGATGAGCAAAGTGGTGTAAGTGTTATTAGTAAAGTAGAAACAGCACTAGAAAATCAGGAAAATTATCAACAGTTAGTAGAACTTTTTCCAGAAGTAATTTTGATCGAAACTGAAGGAAATGTAGTTTTTGTTCACAGTGCAGCAGTGAATTTGTTTGGTGCTAAAAAAGCAACAGGATTATTAGGCAAACCATTACTTGATTTTGTCGCTCCTAATTCATAGGCTGGAGTTGCAGAACAATTTCAGAATCTAAGAACAAATAAACAGTCAATTCCTTTACATGAAGAACAGTTTTTACGGCTAGATGGCAGTTTGATGGATCTGGAAATTGTGGCTGCTGCTGTTACTTATCAAGGTCAACCAGCATCGCAAATTGTCGCCCGTGACATTACCTCGGTGCAAAGCAAACAGAGTTAGCTTTGCACCGAGGTAATGAAGAACTAGAATTAAGAGTTGCAGAACGCACAGCCAAGTTAATTACTGTTAATCAGCAATTACAGTCAAAACTAGATGAACGGCGACGCACACAGGAAGCTTTAAGGATTTCTCACACTTGATTTGAAGGAATTTTAAGTATTGCTGATGATGCGATTATTTCTATTGGTGGCAGTCAACGGATTACTTTATTTAACCAAGGTGCAGAAAAGATTTTTGGTTACTCTGCTGATGAAGTTCTCGGACAAAGTTTAGATCTGTTGTTACCCATGCGTTTTAGTGAACAATATCGTCATCATATCGCTGATTTTGGTAAATCTCCTAGTCGGGCTCGGAGAATGGGAGAAAGAAGAGAAATATTTGGTCGGCATAAAGATGGGAATCAATTTCCCGCTGAGGCTTCTATTTCTAAATTAGATATGGGTAATGAATGTGTTTATACTGTAATTTTGCGTGATATAACTGACCGCAAGCAAGTGGAAAGGATGAAAGATGAATTTATGTCTGTAG
It encodes the following:
- the hoxE gene encoding bidirectional hydrogenase complex protein HoxE codes for the protein MDATIKRHQYQQDTVIEILHRASELFGYLELDLLLYIAHKLKLPPSWVYGVATFYHLFFLAPKGKHNCVVCTGTACYVKGSQAILSSLENVTKIRAGETTSYGEIYLMTARCLGACGIASAVVFDGAVLGNQTPESVCEKVGEWQENGTK
- a CDS encoding IS5 family transposase (programmed frameshift), with the protein product MERKSYPTDLTDMEWEILAPLIPSAKEGGHPPTTDMGEICNAIYYHLKTGCQWNMLPGDFPPRSTVYSYYRKWQGQGVWEKFNHTLGSQVRSKLGKSTQTTALAADSQSVKTDQRKPDVYGFDGCKKVKGRKGHTLVDSLGLVLKLVVSEANAPERILAAYALMELLEEPTELLEKVQVLWVDSGYDGDKFALAVWFLIQAHVEVIGPTEQEFKVLPQPWVVERTFGWFNQYHRLSKDYERLTQIREGAIYAVMTRIMLLPLVS
- a CDS encoding universal stress protein, whose protein sequence is MNTEFIQKVGSPGSIICNLAQEWNADLIIMGRRGLSGITELLLDSVSNYVLNYASCYVHIIHLPITV
- the hoxU gene encoding bidirectional hydrogenase complex protein HoxU; translation: MSVKTLTINGELVSAREDETLLEAAKGGGVHTPTLCHLDGVGDVGPCRLCLLEIAGSNKLHPACLRKVAEGIEVNTHSARLQKYRRTIIEMSFAEGNHICSVCVANGNCELQDLAIEMGMDHVRIEYQLPNRTVDTSHDHFGIGHDRCVLCNRCVRVCDEIEGAHTWEMVVRWSKSHVITDLNQPWGTSQTCTSCGKYVNACPTGAIFYQGSSVGEIKNYRSKIDF